One Littorina saxatilis isolate snail1 linkage group LG11, US_GU_Lsax_2.0, whole genome shotgun sequence genomic window, TTCTTTAAGATATCAACAAATTACATTTTTTTATGAGTCAGCAAAAACCCACGGTCAATTTAAGAAATTTTTCTGACATGACAcataacagcagacctaatgtctcaaatgacttgaaaTTCCGTATTTACTTTACGACACGTGTTAGCACCAATCTCcaaaagtttgaaggcaatgcgttggcgagttactcaaatgtatcattttttgtctcattacccgctaaaaacggcttcaaaaactgccttttatgccttctgagaggattgacacctacaccgcgtCCTTGGTAGaaaagatatgtgaacaaaactgactgatttggatgcagatttgattgttctgtctcaGGACATGCTAAACATATTTcgttttagcagttctgattttttgtcaatttaaacgcgggaaccttgattttgctaaTTTGATTTTGGTCTGtattgtaggttccactgtatcgacactacgtcatgtaatctcaatctgtttgctgaataagttaggggaatagacggcctttccagtcatataattggttttacgatcaacggcctcatcagaaagatctgccctcaaacgcatgtgtcaaggttttttttatgacgagtagtgtagttCATGTATGTACATGTAGCACACACACGTTGCAGTTAACAACACTTTGTTCACTTATGTGATTGTTTAACACGTTGGTAGATCATACAGAGGGATGACATTCGTCAACGACTATCTTTATCTCAATGACAAAAATGCAttttttacgatttttgtagcTTGTTTGTCTGCGATCAAGAGTCACTTCATCCTCACCCCGTATTACACACTTTATGCGGAAGTGAAGAAAAGACAGCAACTACACACTATTCACTAATCGAACAGCCATGAAGTGTCCTCCAcaaatctgcttttgtttttgatgtGCTTTacctggttcatattttacagcaGTATGAAAACGACGTAGGCACTAAATACAGAGCTGCTCTGCAAATGTGTAAAATCTGTGTATAATCTGAAAATAGATATTACAGGTAGTAAGCGGTATCACGACGTGTTTACCTGATCAACAACTTGAGAAGCGTAAAAACGAAACTTACacaacaaactgaatgaaatgaATGAAACAACGACAAACTTGACTGAtccacacacagtgacactgtgGCGATCTGTGCGCGGGTAGCAGTGTGTTTGTTGGtctcttgtttgtttcttgctCAGCGTCGTGCCGGCCTATGATCACGTGACAAGCTCGACTGATCAATAGAgttagtggggctcgtatgttgcagacgcactaatcaatcattcacatcttgcaacaaacatcatactttgtgatattgttccttataattatttaagggatttcagatacagagccacttcagaaatcaggtttttgtttgtttttgatagtgaataaaaggctgcatttacagcagacgaagttcgtaccaaaagcgctcagcagtaaatattcccaactcagcaaatgtaaaattcaatggttcaccatgcaccagaagttgtctgctgataacacatgcatgaaataaatactcttatgggtatgtttgtgttctggtatttaatttaatcgtttttagaatgttttatatccgcagcatgaacatacaagatggcggcctccgcaacattgcgtgttttgatttgagcgaaaacaacgtttctgaaggtaagttttcaagaatacgcattcATTCacttctcccctggggtctgttattcatcgggtgaagcgctgaaatgcagagactttgtttaatcttgcaataCTGACAAGCTCATTAGCTGGATTTTGAttctgatagatctagatctatctgttgattacaagtaaggaaatcatgatcgccacgctggtgattttaaacagattaaacgaactttgaatgaaagacaaggagaaagagattgttcatggcatgataattagtcctgcctacgttaaggacttccataagtctCTAAACGgctgaggtggggaggggtagagtcaaaaactgagtgagggtagcccaaatagtaggatgaccatctggagataaaaacaccattccccatgtctttacagtggtgtgatcaaactttcaaagacggtacgaaacagacaaaagcatacagtgtatgctaatcaaatgagataagtggttttgaaaaatgaagaggtaccgctctagttttacaattttggtttgttgcttgtttctcatcattttgcttattttaagttgaccgtgcattggtgtgaatttcatttttacaggatatacaagagttacaccacatgccggttcctgggaacaagcgttctgcgtGAATATAGTATGAGCAATTAtaccggtgccacagaagggagctgatttcactagtactatcaaggtttgttacctagtACATCCTGTCCAGCTTAACATTAAGCTTTTTTAAAattatggtcaacattctgttagcgactgtttgaagcgaataaatgtagcggtcagaaagattccagaatcagttgagTCATTGGAAACTGTGTTTTTTaaaacctgaaacagtaagaagtatacgaattcatgaaataaaatgttctttcattttggtctgttgtgtgaaggctTGCTaccccggctttgaccgactctctgagatagtaaacattattcaaatacattcaaataaaaatgtcacttttcatcttttgtgtgaagggtaccccaggctgatttcctgcaccatggatgtagaggaggccagacagtctgcttctcattccagctgtgtagcgtttttttctgctcgtgaagtgtatcgccacattgccaaagccattggccaagagaagtcaccctgtctgcccattttgcatagccttacaggctgtgacactatgtcgttcttcaatggtattggggaaacagaaggcttgggaagtatggcaagcatttgaagacgtcactcaaactttcttcaggttgtctgctcctctttgtaagctgagtaccactgacagggcagcacaagagctttttggtgtacatctgtaggacaaaaccagcaacgtactgggtgtgaacagtgctagacggtacctcttcagtaaaaagagctgccaaattgaccataatccccttacaagtgaggtgctgctgcaggacatgattgagaagagccatctacctattagactacccaactctgtgggctggcagttcaaggcttgaaagtgggagtcattctggacgagctttcaagaggtatccagcgtgtgccgagaactcatgaagtgtgcctgcaagaagaggtgtacaacaaaacgctgcaaatacTGCAAAGTAGGACTGCAAGGCActgctctctgcaaatgtgcttgcatgcctgtaaaaactgtcagcatctaaactgtgcaaaaatattattgcacccattttcataccccaactcaaacatgtattcctgtgtcattttattcaaactttctatgccattaaaggctcgcatctttgCTATAAGAAGATGTATTTACAGGGGTCACTTgaacgccgtcaaaataaggatacccttgacgtgacaaagagatgtgacaaaaacttagagtaccttttaaaaagccgacgacaattcctgaggcacaactgggtcactgttgtatacgaagagaaagtcaacttgattatccatccagaacaggttgttttatttcgccatcttgcatatttctagtgttgtgccattgttcctactgatgtatgtgtcgatctcacggatgagatgttgatgtgtcaaatttgagggatacccaagtcaactaaaatccatgtattttagcaatgaccaagtgggttgccgccgttgaaactttcaggaatgtgtgtctacacacgaggcgtagttcaaccgtttgagtacactttcgaatcttcacgaaataatatttttaaaactgccacaggtttgttgacttacatcccacatatttttgacttcgcatgtatttatgacagatggttgtttcaacaACTGccaaaggttttttttttttttttttttttttttttttttttttttttttctttcttttttttaaatctcagttgcatgcaggctgcttcaaccctttcttttttgcctttttttttgtttttttgttgttgttgttgttgttggcggggagcatccttcttcattgatttttttattttttttttttttaagtaatgtttttactataacattaacattactatatctaaatgtattttaagcaacttttctatataacaattccttctcaaaaatgcatacaatatccagaggggagccatatctataaataccaacacacattttggctatcacaatcaaataattcacataacttattagtgccttggaactttgtgaattttcaaatacgcccaaaaaaacttcctttacggtaattttaataatcatattatatttacaattcactttatcctcaacgcatttccaaatggacataattttcgggcaaaagtaaaaaaaatgttcaatataatcaatttcgttctcacagtgagtacagcaattactcacggaaatgcctattttatacaataaaatatttgtggggtaaatattgtgcaatattttccaatgcagcattcgcaatcttgtttcagtggttactttgtttaccattaaccattgctcttttcccggcctgaaatcaaatttatgttcccaaaatttaactacaaccggctccacatatttttcctttataattaatttgcgaaattgacaaggcttactcaggttctttaaatcgttgaatccacatacatttccatttgcagagcgtagtgttgctgctttaactgctgtacaaatcaccctatattcaaagaatcttgtgggcttacatccaaccttctgctgcataatattaaagggcacaatctcattaccaacatatacatcctttactcgacaaacgcccgctttaatccagtcgctaaaaaacagggtttggccgcaatagattatatccttgctgttccataaacacgtatctcttaataacatgtctccacctactgctctctgaatcatgtccttatttttcaaccaacaaattaaaacttgtttccaaaatacatttttaattaatcccaATCCTTTAAAAATTTTTACCGTGGTGTTAGATTGGAAGCAACACAACCTTTCACCAAGCTTCGAGAACATATGTATCGGTATTTGTTTCCaactttcctgcttttcgttcaataaatttgccgcccaggacaacaaacaagaggactgcatatcaatgacatcaatcatttttaaacccccatcaggaaactcttgacacatcacttttcttttaactttctcaaatgccttagtgtttgaaaatcgttttttccaaataaatctgtaaaacatagtatttatctcagtcaataccttttcgggtattaccagtgcttgcaacggataaataatctgcgataacaaaagagatttcacaatgcatattttccccatgatactacaatttcgtttaaaccattttacaatgttgcgtcgtatattttcaatacggcttgtccagttttcttcaatctcagagaccgatgaggagctactgaaataaattcccaaaatcttcacttttgtagtccaccttaacccgcactcattttcattaccatatttattactgcccaaggccatgatttcagttttttgtctattcattgccaaaccagagaatttggaaaaataggtaacaagggttaatgcgttttttaactcatccatatcgttcagaaatagggtcacatcatcagcatataataaTATCTTAAAGAACATATCATAATTATCATTAGTTTCTTTTGGCAGAGGCAGACCCTTAATTGAACCATCATTTCGAATTTTCAAGGCCAACAATTCTAATGCAAGGATGAAGGCCATCGGTGAAAAAGAACAGCCCTGTCTGATACCTGCGTTCAATTCAATACATTCCGATAACCAGCCCATAAAATTGATACAACTTTCCGATTTATACAATAGAATCTCTACCCATCTTACAAAGACGGCAccaaaattaaatcgtttaaatgCATACACAATATACTCTTTGGAAATCGTGTCAAATGCAGCTTTATAGTCCAGTGCTACAAGGAACCCAGGTTTATTATATTCGTTTACATACGATACTAAATCGTCTATTTGCCGGATCGCTGAACTAATGGTTCGACCCTTCAGAAAACCATACTGATCTTCACCAATAATATCTAAAATAACTTTAGATAGGCGAACTGAAAGAGTCTTCGCCAATATTTTATAATCAGTGTTTAATAGTGAAATCGGTCGCCAATTATTAAGGTCGTCCCTTGGTAATTGTTTACCCTTATGAATTAATATCATTATTGCCCGTTTTTGTGTGACGGTTAATTCTCCCTTTAAAAAAGATGCATGAAAGGAATTCAATACCATGTGTTTTATTTTACACCAGAAGAACTTCATAAAGGAGGTTGTAATACCATCACATCCAGGGGAGGAAccgtttttcatattttttaaggaTGTCGACAATTCTGTTAAAGTGATCGGACTATCAATTCCAGTCTTCTGCTGTTCTGTTAATTGAGGAACTTCAACACCATCCAAAAACTGTTCAACCAAATTTTCATCAAACtcaatattttttttgtatctcCTTCTAAAAAACTGGACTTGTTCAGTCAAAATATCATCCTGATTTGTTATCACCTGACCATCTGCTTTAGCAAGACGATCCATAATTTTCGCGTTCGAGTGTGTTTTTTCCATATTGAgaaaatactttgtatttttttctccttcttcaatAAATTTAATTCGGGACCTAGTTTGGGCTCCCTTAGCTTCCTGTATTGAATAAATTTCCAGTTCAGCTTTTACTTTATCTTTTTCCATCAACAATTCGTTATTATCTTGATCTAAAACAAGGGCTTTGTCAATCCTATTCAAATTTTCCAACAATTCCCCATGTCTATTAAACTTACATCTATTTTTTTCCTTACTGTACCGAATACAAAATTCTCTTATTTTAATCTTACACAAGTCCCATTTTACGTGATCCTCCCTTATTTCATCTTGTATCTCAAATTCTTCCAACATCAAATTCAATTCATCAACAAAGATATGATCCTTTAACAAACTATCATTAAATTTCCAATATGATGGACCACGCTGAAATGAACATAATTTATATGTTATGTTAACCGACCTATGGTCGGATTGTGCAACGGAACATATATTACAGTCTCTAATATTATTTAGCACAGAGTcggaaacaaaaatgtaatcCAATCTGCGCGCAATGAAAGGATTTTTTCTTGACCACGTAAATTCCCTTTCCTGTGGCCAGAATAACCTCCACATATCATTTAACTCACTATTTTCCAAGAACTTTTTAAAGCGATTAACATCCCCCACATTATGTTTTTCTCCACTAATAATGTCTTCTTCATTATCAATTACGCAGTTAAAATCTCCACACACTATGTAGTTCAACATATTCAGCGACTGAATGTGCTTTTCCAACTTTTCAAAAAAAAGATATTTGTCTTTACCAATCGTTGGAGCATATATATTCGAGATACAAACGTCCTCATTCTGCAGAGAAATTCGTACCGTCAAAATCCTGCTATTTCGATAAATACACGTCACAGGATACTGAAAACTCTTTTTAATAAAAATGATTTGTCCCATACTGTGTTTTGTACCACAACAATAAAACATTTGACCTCCCCATTCTTTTTCCCAAACTGTAATATCGGTTTCATGTACATATGATTCCTGCACACAAATAATATCGTACGATAGTTTCTTTAAATATCGAAAAAAAGTCTTCCTCTTTGTCGTATTTCTCAGTCCATGAATATTAATACTTGTTATCTTTAAATCATCCATGATGACATATCAACATTGATTTCAGTCGAGTCGTATTCAAAAATCAGAGTCCATAGAGCGTAGCCAGGTCGTTTCCTCCAAAATCCGTCCAGTTGGCGCCAGCCAGGGGCTAGGTGATCTCGGCTGCAACGTCACACTGCTCCTCGAGAGATGATGTAGTCGGGCCAAGGGGTAGGTCATCCCGTCTAGCAGCCTTGGCTGCATCGTTGTCCACAGGGGAGCTAAGCGGGCGCTTTTCTCTCGGGCAGGACTGGGACCTGTGAAAGGCAAGTTTCGACTGCTTGATTGCACGCGCGGGACGAGACGATGGTGTTTCAGGGGTAGAGAACTGGGTCGCTGCCGCGCTGGCACCGTCTTCAGCAGAGTCTTCAGACGGGGACACTTCCGCGGGGAGCTGCTCCGACGCAGGTGCCTGAGCCTCCCTGACGTCACGTAGGAGGGAGCAGGAGGGGTGGCCACTCTTGTGGCCGGTACGACGGCAGGTCTTGCAGACAACTTCCTCGGTGCACGAGGAAGCGTAATGCCCCTTGACGAGGCATCGAGAACAAGTGGTGTGTTCTGGAGAGAATTTTTGTTCTCTGTGGTACAGAGAGGCTGTCGCCGAGCCAATGTTTATCTTGGTGGGGAGGGGCTGGTCAGGGATTTGGATATAGACAAATCTTCTCCCCGTGAGCCATCTTGTTAGTCCCCCCCTCTCATCCCTGTCCTTTTCCATCATTAGTTTGGATTGAGGTTTACAACCCATCTGGACCACTTTCTTTTCGATCTCATCGTTGCTGTAACTGATGGGGATGTTGCCGATAATGAGTTTGGTGGTCTTAACTTCCTCGTCACCGTCTGCGGATCGTACGATAAAGGGATTTTTGTCAAAAGGGGAGACGGTAAGACCTCGTAGTTGAATACCTTTCAACAGAAGCTCGATGCGAGCTTGATTGTTTTTTGGGTATACGCGCCATAGACCCCCAATGCGTTGGGCGCCTATGACCGTACCATAACCGCAAGTTTTTTCACCCGCTGCACATAATTCGCGCACTGAGAACTGTGAGTCAGAGTCCTGCACGGCGGGCAGGTTTTTACAAGGTATAAACACTGGGGGTGTACCCCTGTCTTGGTTCTGTGACGCCGGAGAGCCGGTCGCCATGGTTGAAGCACAACACGCGTAGAACACAGAGCAATTCAAATAAAATCAACTCACGTACAGTTTGTagagaagatgaagatgaagaaacacCAGCAACAATAGGCCCACaacaggcacacatacacacacacacacacaaataccaccGGAGACAAACCACAGCACTTTGGACGGAATTAGTGCATGGGGCCAGGTAACAGTGCACAGAGAGAATAAACCTGGGTGAAACTCCACGCCTGTGTATCCAAAGCACTAGCGTATCCAAAAAGCTAGTGTCAGtccaacactcacacaaaaaacacacaaaaacaacggtTAACAGTGGGCTGCACGGAGCGAAAAGAGACGCGACCTCTCGTCGCGAAAATCGCTCACTGAATGCCAAAGTTTTTTTTGAGTATGgccacttgccggaatgtgctagttgtgtaaacacatgagaacaaacaacgttttctaaatacagcgattatgaattttagtcgacttttgagttgatacattacatttttatcagttttattttgggggtacccttatttgggtggccgtcaaataacccatgtaaaggccaccttttatcttaaaagtgttccagatagccaagttgagtgccctcaatagcatacattgaatacaaCGGCACAGGAATgattgttttcgttttggtatgaaaattggtgcaatatatttgtcACAGTGGAAAGTGGAATCCAGGGGAATCTGAGATTCCCCTAGGGGAAagtagaattccagtttcccctcgaggaaactggaattctactTTCCTCTGGATTATTGCCAgatgaaactggaattccagtttcctctaggggaaactggaattcaaTCTCTAGGGGAAAGTAGAATTCTACTTTGCCCTAGTGGAAACTGGAATCAGACTTGAACAGTCACAGTGGAAAGTGGAATCCAGAGGAGAATTCTACTTTGCCCTAGTGGAAACTGGAATCAGACTTGAAAATTGCTTAATTTTGTGCCAGATTTTACTGGACTTAGAACTTGTTTTATTACAACAAAAGGTATTGAGTGAATGTCAAATTATTTACCAGTTTTCCAGGTGTATTCTAATTGCCACGACTTGAGATCACGAATTCGTGAATACAACTCCATTAAGCTGTACTGGAGCAATAAAGTGCTCCTTGGTGAGAACAAATTGTGAGCACTGGTTCACACAAAAGGGGAAGTTGCTGACACAGATCTCAGTTTGACAGCCAAGAGAGAAGCAGAGGACAGTATGGAGATTAACGGTGACAGTGGTGACCAGCAACAAAAAGCAAACTTCTACCAGCAATTGGATGCGCACATACAAAAACTGAATATGAACAATAGAGAGACTTTTTGCCTGCcccaaaacaaatacaacaaagtTCTGCGGGTGCTCAGTTTGGACGAGAAGGAGGCATGTCCAGAGGGTCCAAAATTCAAACATTGGGCCAAAAAGCTGTACAAGCTTGGGATGGTCGGCTCGCAGAATATAATATTTTGCAAGAAGTCGGGTTGTCCGGTTGTCGCATGTGAGGAGATTTTCCAAACAATCTCCACATGCCACACTAACGTTGGCCATTCTGGCCGAGACAAGACCTGGGCAGAAGTCAAAAGCAACTACGCCGGAATCAATTGGGATGTAATTGACATTTTCCTCAAGACCTGCACTAGTTGCTGCCAAAGGCAAGCAGTGAAGAGTCTATATCAGACAAGGCGATGATCAACCTGTCGTTAACGCGTTCCTTCTTCGAGTTCAGATCGACCTAATTGACTTTAGAAGCCGACCAGACAATGCGTACAAGGGGATTCTGCACGCCCGAGATTGCTTCTCCAAGTACAGCTGGGCATACGCCTTGAAGTCTAAGAGGGGTGCTGAGGTTGCAAGTCATCTCTTCGACAACTTCTGCAGTTTTGGACCTCTGAGAATTCTCCAGAGCGATAATGGGAGGTAAGTACTGTTTCATGTATTGTCATCCAGTGCACCTGAGCCTACCTTCAATGTTTTCTGGATAAAGGGATTTTGATaaagcctaaaaaaaaaaagtttgtctAGGTTAACCCGACGGACTCTAAACGGCTTTTTTccatccttgtgtgtgtgtgtgtgtgtgtgtgtgtgtgtgtgtgtgtgtgtgtgtgtgtgtgtgtgtgtgtgtgtgtgtgtgtgtgtgtgtgtgtgtgtgtgtaaggaggGGGGAGTTGGGGGAGCGGTGGaggttcaaatctaaagaaaataaaagttatATGCTTTAAAACAGCTTTGCAACTGCAATGGGCGAGGTAATTGCTGATCTATTGATTTATCTTTGCAGAGAATTTACTGCTGGGGTGATTCAGGAAGTCTGCAACATGTGGCCCGGTACTGTGATGATCCACGGTCGCCCCCGTCACCCGCAGACACAAGGTATGTAGTCCATTGTCAGTGTTTGTACGTCTGGCATATTGATAGGCAATTATTCCGACCACAGCTTGTTGGACGTAAGGAATGATGATACTGGAAGGGATGATGCTGATGAAGGAATTGCTGGAAacgatattgttgttgttgctactgatgatgatggtgtggagaaggatgatgatgatgatgttgatgatgatgatggcgatgatgatgatgatgatgatgatgatgctgatgacgcTAGTGCCTAAATGAACAATGTCTTTGTTCTGCAGTTTTTATGTACTATTATCACTGATAAAAGCATTGTTTCAAATGCAGGGAGCTTGAATTATCTCTCTTGACTTGGAGGAGAAGGATTGTGATGATGATATTGATTGTTGATGAAGATGTTACTCTCCGCTGCTGCTGCTCCGGTATGCGGTTTCTGATGACAGTAATTTGATAGTAATGGTGGTGGAAATTCAAAattgtatgtatttatgtactatgttgtttgtttgcaggCTGTGTCGAGCGTGGGAATGGCGACCTTCAATTGAAACTTGGAAAGTGGATGGACGAGCATGGAACAGATTGGAGTAGGGGATTGAAGTTTGTCGTGCACGCCATAAACACTTCTGTGTCCTCTACAACTGGGACGACCCCATTCGAGCTCGCCTTCGGCCAGAAACCCCGAGCAGATCAAGCCTTATGGGAGCAGCTAGCAGCTCAGGGTGTTGTTCATGAAGATGATCTGCCTGAAGACATCCGTGAACAGCTGCAGGAACCATCTCTGAGTCCGTCTGCAGGTGGTGAAGCCGAAGGTGGGTCTGAAGGTAGCCAGGTTGATGTTGTCGTGCAGTCTGGCGAAGATGGCGACGCTTCTGGCAGCCACAATCTCGAGCATGAAAGTTACAGCGATGCAGTTTTACAGTGTGAAAGTCAGGGAGGTACAGGCTTGGAGAGTCATGGTGAAAGTGGTAACCAGAGTCAAAGTAGTGAGGTATCACAGTTGGAAAGTCTTGCGGGTGAACTTTCCATGTCTGGGAGTCAGAGTGACGGGTTTTCGCAGCCTAGGAGTCAGAGTGACGGGTTTTCGCAGCCTGGGAGTCAGAATGACGGGTTTTCACAGCCTGGGAGTCAGAGTGGAAGACAAGTAAGAAAAGAACCCTCAAGACTGACAAAACTGGAAAAGTTGTTAGACCATAATTTATCGTGTAATTAaagatgtgagtgtgtgtgcaataAATTATGAATGAACGTTAACTTGGCTTGGTTAACTCTTccatcacaaacaaaaaaaagtaacgACATCTGTCCACAACACTCTTCAATTCAGCATTGTCGAGTCCACTACATACGCAAGGCAAAAACATGTGTTTTGGGTAAAATGCTGAGAAAAAAACTGAGTCGGTCAGCAGTAAAATCTGGCACAAAATGAAGCAATTTTCAAGTCTGATTCCAGTTTCCACCAGGGCAAAGTAGAATTCTACTTTCCCCTTGAGAttgaattccagtttcccct contains:
- the LOC138980674 gene encoding KRAB-A domain-containing protein 2-like translates to MGEVIADLLIYLCREFTAGVIQEVCNMWPGTVMIHGRPRHPQTQGCVERGNGDLQLKLGKWMDEHGTDWSRGLKFVVHAINTSVSSTTGTTPFELAFGQKPRADQALWEQLAAQGVVHEDDLPEDIREQLQEPSLSPSAGGEAEGGSEGSQVDVVVQSGEDGDASGSHNLEHESYSDAVLQCESQGGTGLESHGESGNQSQSSEVSQLESLAGELSMSGSQSDGFSQPRSQSDGFSQPGSQNDGFSQPGSQSGRQGGAECEEC